In Paraburkholderia flava, one genomic interval encodes:
- a CDS encoding NACHT domain-containing protein, protein MDQLHFADVAKLVNRIGTVKIQDRPVDEEKGFWELYSASFEMGGIRNQVHILYVLSGATMEGTRRARSLLTKLPDKSQIQVVYADSLLNRSQAVLKSFESKAMSVLSLTDYFKCFIQNNTELYLAKIRALDHKNYVDPKIEVSEGFIRHLPNPARTFLLDPDLKGDLFNGTLGVLLGEPGQGKTFMTRYLANECAKKNTIPIYVHSEQWHKMQQDEIASLWKTIVHSFRFFEAPIGWIDGAEEDFLRVALRTGLFRIIFDGLDEFILWNKGTVEAVDTIRSLQELSDATGTRILVSSRTSFWESEVVDSEAQINERARHIFKIMPFDENNAIKYFNQRFSKDAVKAQSSIQLFRALREKVKGNSTDFVGRGFFLSLIADLVDRDYTLAAFQLNGRTVFSWMVEALCEREQKRQKLPMSASEQVAAFREFAEFIVKGDPPSPEILALVIQGAANLSDTDANALASSTGKLKDHPLIRYDTKRGWAFVQEQIWFNLLAEQLTALSATSINARALEAFAGATRFDLQLQADVASAVVEQLFEKFPEEKAVDQTKTVIKALLGCSTAPKTDHATGNLASLATMTALTTTSRLLGQGKSHRDRAEFLMALFPSSKFEHLYFSGSLARFDFSDVEFVDCVFDQVSWANCTLSEGSSFNHCRFNGGLIAACSGFGLASFMNSCLFDATAKHAIGAETVRSGKRQYSADDLKIDIAHVVTKFIPKDGLGVKTVEDKSLSRGPISMSIHKDKIINAFKRQLVEPHILTGSGGGTGYHVVESARASFSYFSTNGVFTGPLADMFEELKAKLLS, encoded by the coding sequence ATGGACCAACTACACTTCGCCGACGTAGCGAAACTTGTGAATCGAATCGGGACAGTAAAGATACAAGATCGCCCGGTCGATGAGGAGAAAGGCTTTTGGGAACTGTATTCCGCCTCCTTTGAGATGGGCGGCATACGAAATCAGGTACACATTTTATATGTGTTATCCGGCGCAACGATGGAGGGGACTCGTCGAGCGCGATCTTTGCTGACCAAGCTCCCTGACAAATCCCAAATTCAGGTAGTCTACGCGGACTCGCTTCTCAATCGAAGTCAAGCGGTGTTAAAAAGTTTTGAGAGCAAAGCAATGAGCGTTTTGTCGCTCACGGATTATTTCAAATGCTTTATTCAAAACAACACCGAACTATACCTCGCAAAAATTCGCGCACTCGACCATAAAAACTATGTCGATCCAAAGATCGAGGTGAGCGAGGGTTTCATTCGTCATCTGCCAAACCCGGCCCGCACTTTCCTTCTCGATCCCGATCTGAAAGGTGATCTTTTCAATGGGACTTTGGGCGTATTATTGGGCGAGCCGGGCCAAGGCAAGACCTTCATGACGAGATATCTTGCGAATGAATGCGCAAAGAAGAACACGATCCCGATCTACGTGCATTCAGAACAGTGGCATAAAATGCAGCAGGACGAAATCGCCTCTTTATGGAAGACCATTGTTCATTCGTTCCGGTTCTTTGAAGCACCGATTGGTTGGATTGACGGTGCCGAGGAAGACTTTTTGCGCGTTGCTCTGCGAACTGGTCTCTTCCGGATTATCTTTGACGGCCTAGACGAATTCATCCTTTGGAACAAGGGAACCGTCGAGGCGGTCGACACCATCCGCAGCTTGCAGGAATTATCTGATGCAACTGGAACCAGAATCTTGGTCAGCTCAAGGACATCATTCTGGGAGTCGGAGGTTGTTGACAGTGAAGCTCAGATAAATGAACGCGCCCGGCATATATTCAAGATTATGCCTTTCGACGAGAATAACGCGATCAAGTATTTTAATCAGCGCTTCTCGAAGGACGCTGTGAAGGCGCAGAGTTCTATTCAATTATTCCGCGCTCTTCGTGAGAAGGTCAAAGGCAACTCGACTGATTTCGTCGGGCGTGGTTTTTTCCTGTCGCTAATCGCGGACCTAGTCGATCGTGACTACACGTTGGCGGCCTTCCAGCTCAACGGGCGAACAGTATTTAGCTGGATGGTGGAAGCGCTATGCGAACGGGAGCAAAAACGGCAGAAGCTACCCATGTCGGCAAGCGAGCAAGTTGCCGCGTTCCGAGAATTCGCTGAGTTCATAGTGAAAGGCGACCCGCCTTCGCCCGAAATTCTGGCACTGGTAATACAAGGCGCCGCCAATCTTTCCGATACCGACGCCAACGCACTAGCTTCAAGCACCGGCAAGCTGAAGGACCATCCTCTAATCCGATATGACACGAAGCGTGGATGGGCATTCGTGCAAGAGCAAATATGGTTCAACCTGCTCGCGGAGCAGCTAACCGCGCTATCGGCGACGTCAATCAATGCGCGCGCACTCGAGGCCTTCGCTGGCGCGACTCGATTCGATTTACAACTTCAGGCGGACGTAGCGTCCGCTGTCGTCGAGCAATTGTTTGAAAAGTTCCCCGAGGAGAAGGCAGTCGACCAAACGAAGACTGTAATCAAGGCATTGCTGGGGTGTTCAACCGCTCCAAAAACGGATCACGCGACCGGCAACTTAGCCTCACTGGCAACGATGACAGCGCTCACGACCACAAGTCGCCTGCTCGGTCAGGGGAAAAGCCATCGCGACCGCGCCGAATTCCTCATGGCACTCTTTCCGAGCTCCAAGTTTGAACATCTGTACTTTAGTGGCTCGTTGGCGCGCTTCGATTTTTCGGACGTGGAGTTCGTTGATTGTGTTTTTGATCAAGTCAGCTGGGCAAACTGTACATTGTCGGAAGGCTCAAGTTTCAACCATTGCCGGTTCAACGGTGGCTTGATTGCCGCGTGCAGCGGTTTTGGGCTCGCCTCGTTTATGAACAGTTGCCTGTTTGATGCCACGGCAAAACATGCGATCGGAGCAGAGACGGTTAGGTCGGGGAAACGACAGTATTCGGCCGACGACCTGAAGATCGACATTGCACACGTTGTCACCAAATTTATTCCCAAAGATGGCCTAGGCGTAAAAACGGTTGAAGACAAAAGCTTGTCCCGTGGTCCTATTTCGATGTCCATCCACAAGGACAAAATCATCAACGCCTTCAAACGCCAGTTGGTAGAGCCGCACATTCTGACGGGCTCTGGCGGCGGCACCGGGTATCACGTCGTCGAGTCAGCGCGCGCCTCGTTCAGCTATTTTTCAACGAACGGGGTGTTCACGGGGCCGCTTGCCGACATGTTCGAAGAGTTGAAAGCGAAACTACTCTCCTGA
- a CDS encoding recombinase family protein, producing the protein MSRTFLYARVSTAGQTTDNQLVEARSAGFAILPRHTVAETISGSVPASERPGFSKLLERLDEGDTLVVTKLDRLGRNASDVLANVERLSAMGVHLHCLALSGVDLTSASGRLHMTVLTAVAQFERDLLIERTHAGLARAKAEGKKLGRRDSLNEKQKTEIRAKRIQGVSIRELAKEYGVSHPTILKAAQHG; encoded by the coding sequence ATGTCCCGAACGTTCCTGTATGCCCGCGTTTCCACCGCCGGACAGACCACGGATAACCAGCTAGTCGAAGCCCGGAGCGCGGGTTTCGCCATCCTGCCACGCCATACGGTCGCCGAGACGATCTCGGGCAGCGTCCCGGCGTCTGAGCGCCCGGGCTTCTCGAAGCTGCTGGAACGGCTGGACGAGGGCGATACGCTCGTCGTGACCAAACTTGACCGACTGGGCCGCAATGCGTCTGACGTGTTGGCGAACGTCGAACGACTTTCCGCGATGGGCGTACATCTTCATTGTCTTGCGTTGTCGGGCGTTGATTTGACCAGCGCGTCGGGCAGGCTACATATGACGGTTCTAACGGCGGTTGCTCAGTTCGAGCGGGACCTGCTTATCGAGCGTACGCACGCCGGGCTGGCTCGGGCAAAGGCGGAGGGAAAGAAGCTTGGGCGTCGGGATTCGCTGAACGAAAAGCAGAAGACGGAGATTCGAGCCAAGCGGATACAGGGCGTGTCAATCCGTGAACTGGCGAAAGAGTATGGTGTTTCGCATCCCACGATATTGAAAGCTGCGCAGCATGGCTAG
- the serS gene encoding serine--tRNA ligase — protein MLDIQLLRKDLDGVAKRLADRGYTLDVAAFSALEAERRANQTRTEDLQARRNSLSKQIGGMKGRGEDTSAVMAEVGGIGDEMKVSAAKLDEIQARLSDLLLGVPNLPHDSVPAGRDEQDNVEVRRWGTPRQFDFDVKDHVDVGTPLGLDFETGAKLSGARFTLLRGQIARLHRGLAQFMIDTHTRQHGYTEIYTPYIVNPEVLYGTGQLPKFADDMFRVEKGGGENTVTQYLISTSEISLTNTVRDSIVDANALPIRLTAHSPCFRSEAGAYGRDTRGLIRQHQFDKVEMVQIVAPDTSYDALEQMVGHAEVILQKLELPYRVITLCTGDMGFSASKTYDLEVWLPAQKTYREISSCSNTEAFQARRMQARYRNAQGKPELVHTLNGSGLAVGRTLVAVLENFQNADGSVTVPVALRPYVDGVERLELVAS, from the coding sequence ATGCTCGACATCCAGCTGCTGCGCAAAGACCTCGACGGCGTCGCGAAACGCCTCGCCGATCGCGGCTATACCCTCGACGTCGCGGCGTTCTCCGCGCTCGAAGCGGAACGCCGCGCGAACCAGACCCGCACCGAAGACCTGCAGGCACGCCGCAACAGCCTGTCGAAGCAGATCGGTGGGATGAAGGGGCGGGGCGAAGACACGTCGGCAGTGATGGCGGAAGTAGGTGGCATCGGCGACGAGATGAAGGTGTCGGCTGCGAAGCTCGACGAGATCCAGGCGCGTCTGTCGGACCTGCTGCTCGGGGTGCCGAACCTGCCGCACGACAGCGTGCCGGCCGGTCGCGACGAGCAGGACAATGTCGAAGTGCGCCGCTGGGGCACGCCGCGTCAGTTCGATTTCGACGTGAAGGATCACGTCGACGTCGGCACGCCGCTCGGACTCGATTTCGAAACGGGGGCGAAGCTGTCGGGCGCGCGCTTCACGTTGCTGCGCGGACAGATCGCGCGACTGCATCGTGGGCTCGCGCAGTTCATGATCGACACGCATACGCGGCAGCACGGCTACACCGAGATTTACACGCCGTACATCGTCAATCCGGAGGTGCTGTACGGCACCGGCCAGTTGCCGAAATTCGCGGACGACATGTTCCGCGTCGAGAAGGGCGGCGGTGAAAACACGGTGACGCAGTATCTGATCTCCACGTCGGAAATCTCGCTGACGAATACTGTGCGCGACAGCATCGTCGATGCGAACGCACTGCCGATTCGACTCACCGCACACTCGCCGTGCTTCCGTTCGGAAGCGGGGGCGTACGGCCGCGATACGCGCGGGCTGATCCGCCAGCATCAGTTCGACAAGGTCGAGATGGTGCAGATCGTCGCACCGGATACGTCGTACGACGCGCTCGAGCAGATGGTCGGCCATGCGGAGGTGATTCTGCAGAAGCTTGAGTTGCCGTATCGCGTGATCACGCTGTGCACCGGCGACATGGGTTTTTCCGCGAGCAAGACTTACGACCTCGAGGTGTGGCTACCGGCGCAGAAAACGTATCGCGAGATTTCGAGCTGCTCGAATACCGAGGCGTTCCAGGCGCGCCGGATGCAGGCGCGTTATCGAAACGCGCAGGGCAAGCCGGAGCTCGTGCATACGCTGAACGGGTCGGGGCTTGCGGTGGGGCGGACGCTCGTCGCGGTGCTGGAGAATTTCCAGAACGCGGATGGGTCGGTGACCGTGCCGGTGGCGTTGCGTCCGTATGTCGATGGGGTCGAGCGGCTGGAGCTGGTTGCTTCGTAA